The genomic DNA ccccaagatcgctctcggttcctgccaaggtcaaatctcagaaaagacctttagtgaggactcgtcagaatcctacactacctggatcatcgaagcccaagaaggctcccctccccggagctcctagtgactcgactagcactgcccctatgtctcaggacccgggagtgcagtcatcccccttaattaccacaaccaacctcgacccggaggccctcacgaatatgttgtcgagggtcgttacagagcagattagttctatactttctgccgtcaccagaagactagataccctggaaagtggactgcctcaacaacagcagttcctcatcccggacgcctcaaaacttccacccttcacgaagaacaacccgtggaaaatggcgctccactgtcctttcacggacggaatgttgaccatcgagggttttgggaccaggcccattgaagattttgagttcttccctcccggtcttcaatttcctttccccggcttcgcccggcttacggaagaggctcttgtccgactagataaggtccctaaagagaccgttatctttccgaaggaacaggctcagtctgtttgggttcgaaccttaaatgagtggggttgtacaaacaccatgctgaccccccacaagagtacttacaccatgtttcttgtggacgaacagacccccactccttgcgtcaccaaaatggttgaattagcccttcaggcagtgaccgaagataagcctttgccacaactccgggagacagatcctacatctctgctgttcccatcagataatgaatgttggcttaacattcaatcgacattcatttctggtaagctatccgcggactgtgcatcgacgcaattcagtgaacgcctcccaagactacctgaaaccttaatccgactcgagttcgagtcccggtctaggtttagccggagcctcaacatctcgactatggcggagatgttttctcttacttatgacgaggaacactcttttaaagttatgactaaagccaccctgcaatctttgttagcagactgctacgacttcttggtgaccaaaagacgttgccgtaagcatgtcttatctgaagccactatccgccatgagccaaataagctcattaaagcctctgcttggggtccggaccttttcccggaggacatggtcaactcggtattgagcgaagctgccagagtgaaccagagcctcaaagtccgttggggtctcactcccaaacggaagttcgaacaatcgagcattcactcccggggcagaaaaaggctacgcccttatagctctacccaattccgccaacctattcaagtagtccagtcggccccggtctctcagggcatccaaccctccacctccaagtctcagccccaagtgaagtatgtcctcgtccctgaaaaccaagtggcttcgaactcgtttacctctcctgtttataacccggtctatgagtcccggttttcctcccaaggataccaacgaggcaggggccccggttcgaggggttcttttcagaacagaagcaaagggagatatttctcccgtggaaaagggtcacgtggtggccgaggcggtaaaacctccaactactgacggtcttcaggtaggagggagactttatgtgttccggagtcgctggaaattcagtccttgggccttcagcataatctccaagggcctggggtggagttggatagaagggcctcctccaccgaacagattccatcaaccctcgacaccggacctacttttgtttacccaagatcttcttcgcaagaacgcgatcaaggaaacgaaatatctgaagtttcaaggtcgcttattcagcgttccgaagaaagactccgacagccgaagggtcatcctcgatctgtctcgactaaacttgtccattcaatgcgacaggtttcacatgcttaccgtctcgcaggtgcgaaccttgcttccccgtggggccgtcaccacctccatcgatcttaccgatgcttactatcacgttccaatagcgagacacttccgcccattcttaggattcagactggacgacaaggcttacacgttcaaagtgatgcctttcgggctcaacatcgcgcccagaatcttcacgaaactggcggaatcggtcattcaggaactccgatcccacggaatccaagtcgtcgcatacctggacgattggctaatctggtcagacaacgtcgaggattgtctcaaggcaacaaacaaggtgatccaatatcttcagtttctgggattccagataaacttcggaaagtctcgtctgacaccaaagaccaaatttcagtggctgggattacggtgggacctacgttctcacactctatgtctccccaggtccaagaggatagagattgcgaaaaataccaaacgctttctcggggaaaaggtaacttccagaaggaaccaggagaggattctagggtccctacaattcgcttcagtgacagacctccttctgaaagcgaaattgaaagacatcaaccgagtttggcgctccagagcgaacaccaaacgtcgggacaagaagacacgccttcctcccattcttcggaagaggcttctcccatggacaaccgccaagagcctatcaaaatcggttccgttgcagtacccccctccaaggatagtcatccacacggatgcctccctatcaggttggggaggctactcccaacacaggaaagttcagggcctttggtctacaatgttccagcaatttcacataaacgtcctggaggccatggctgtcttactaaccttgaaacgtctttccccggccaagaaacaacatctgaggatagtcctcgacaacgaagtcatagtccgttgtctaaacagagggggctccaagtcaggtcccatcaatcacgtgatggtggcaatattctccctggcggcctcaaaccaatggcacctatccgccgttcatctggctggagttcggaacgttgtggcagacgcactctccaggacggtaccgttggagtcagaatggtcactagatcgcaaatcctttcaatggatcctcttccaagtgccggatctccaggtagacctcttcgcgacggaatccaaccacaagctgaaatgttatgtggcccccaacctggaccctcgggcttacgccacggatgccatgtctctcgactggaacgcctgggaaaggatttaccttttcccaccggtgaacctactgatgaaagtgctggacaaacttcgaaccttcaaaggtcaagtagccctggtggcccccaattggcccaagagcaattggtttcctcttttactggagctgaatctccaccctcaccagattcccaacccgactttgacccagatagtacaaacgtgcactgtgttcgcttcctcaaacattcagaccaccctaactttatggacttcatgaagtttgcggcacacaaaggggctaacatagacccccagaatactttatttttagaatctgacaagagagactccactcttcgtcaatatgactcagcggtcaaaaaactagctaagtttttgaaagattctagtactgactttatgacactaaacctaacggtaacctttttcagaaccttgtttgagtcgggcttagcagccaacactattactaccatcaagtctgccttgaagaagatttttctaatcggctttaatatagatctaacagattcattgctagcttcgatcccaagagcctgtgccagactgagaccatcttctcgtcctagcccgatttcctggtttctgaatgatgttcttaaactagcgtcagaaaccgtcaacgattcatgtgagtatatccctctactcaggaaaactctctttctcgtgagtttggcatctggcgccaggatttcggaattagctgccttatcaagggatccaggccacatagagttccttccgtcaggagaggtcctcctctccccagacaaggtcttcttggccaaaaatgaagaccctcagaatagatggtcctcctggaaaatcatccctctccttcaggatccttccctatgcccggttaccactctaaagtcctttctatcaaggacttcctataagacctcgggacccttgttcatcagggagcggggagggactataactttgaaagggatcagacaacagatcttgtattttattaaacaggccaatccagagtcttttcctcacgtccacgacattcgggcggtagcgacctcaataaattttttccatcatatgaactttacagatatctctaaatataccggatggaaatccccctcagtgttcaagcggcactatcttaaacaattagaggcccttcaactcgctaccgtagctgcagggagcgtggtatccccccggacaaattccttctaactaatccctgaatcctatatcttccaccttcttcctcttacctgcctcacttacagttcctacctgagttcggtttgttgtatcacacccatgggtgttcctagttcgtaacattgccattttattattgttcaatttattcttccatacgaactgtatttctttagtgttcaagtgtatgtaatttgttccagtgtttgaccttaattggttttgttttaagttaatgttcttttgtcttcccttcctgggatattataccttatcatgctgatgttattaaagacgtccgtcttctacgttaacttttgattaaaccactgtttgttatgttgatttttattcgttcccatatagttaataaagtttgggttcgttttctctggtactatttcactgcgcggcacagggattgagcccagaaaagggattttgacgaaggaaaaatctatttctgggcgagagacctgtgccgcccagtgaacccaccctatttgctccccccctgttcagacccc from Palaemon carinicauda isolate YSFRI2023 chromosome 34, ASM3689809v2, whole genome shotgun sequence includes the following:
- the LOC137627079 gene encoding uncharacterized protein, with translation MFSLKLYIYFINWQVPDPPGPLIEKLVDAHGLFLLQVVRCRMTACAAVLHQPCGHAVCRSHADCGIQMDDILVWHPDNCLICYDLISTLASDSSSQAVKTSARATLKLWVGGFARNVKARKPYVLSEDYCRLIYPNAKSSAAVPRQVAAPIIADIAEIVELNLVQDTDIPDDPDPIEDNVTALTLDIEPMVFDEPDTGKVVSEAGGSGAKTSLLSPSFSPTSNNFSFLGFEGNHESSPRSLSVPAKVKSQKRPLVRTRQNPTLPGSSKPKKAPLPGAPSDSTSTAPMSQDPGVQSSPLITTTNLDPEALTNMLSRVVTEQISSILSAVTRRLDTLESGLPQQQQFLIPDASKLPPFTKNNPWKMALHCPFTDGMLTIEGFGTRPIEDFEFFPPGLQFPFPGFARLTEEALVRLDKVPKETVIFPKEQAQSVWVRTLNEWGCTNTMLTPHKSTYTMFLVDEQTPTPCVTKMVELALQAVTEDKPLPQLRETDPTSLLFPSDNECWLNIQSTFISGKLSADCASTQFSERLPRLPETLIRLEFESRSRFSRSLNISTMAEMFSLTYDEEHSFKVMTKATLQSLLADCYDFLVTKRRCRKHVLSEATIRHEPNKLIKASAWGPDLFPEDMVNSVLSEAARVNQSLKVRWGLTPKRKFEQSSIHSRGRKRLRPYSSTQFRQPIQVVQSAPVSQGIQPSTSKSQPQVKYVLVPENQVASNSFTSPVYNPVYESRFSSQGYQRGRGPGSRGSFQNRSKGRYFSRGKGSRGGRGGKTSNY